Proteins co-encoded in one Streptomyces sp. NBC_01707 genomic window:
- a CDS encoding PAS domain-containing protein, with translation MRASGSGEVYSFAVDYAAVFRAILGSALLLTPDLVLVDANQAFLEACDRSREELVGFSVFDVFRRDPQDPVARGIRLRACVE, from the coding sequence ATGCGCGCTTCCGGCAGTGGTGAGGTTTATTCGTTCGCTGTGGACTATGCGGCGGTCTTCCGCGCGATCCTGGGCTCAGCGCTGCTCCTGACGCCGGATCTGGTCTTGGTGGATGCCAACCAGGCTTTCCTGGAGGCGTGCGATCGCTCTCGCGAGGAGTTGGTGGGCTTTTCGGTGTTCGATGTGTTCCGGCGGGATCCGCAGGACCCCGTGGCCCGGGGCATCCGGCTTCGCGCGTGCGTGGAGTGA
- a CDS encoding transposase has protein sequence MTAALLARSRALQKRNESLRLIYRPRFHLPFKGARKSFAWTDYRDLAVRTHLQLGGPVVLVWDNLNTHLAAGMKQYAADHDWLTVFQLPSYAPDLNPVEGIWSLLRRGPMANTAFTDPDHLTQTLRRGLRHIQLRPGLINGCLAGTGLTITPPTPT, from the coding sequence ATGACCGCCGCGCTGCTGGCGCGGTCCCGGGCACTCCAGAAGCGCAACGAAAGCCTGCGGCTGATCTACCGCCCCCGTTTCCACCTGCCCTTCAAAGGGGCACGCAAGAGCTTCGCGTGGACCGATTACCGCGACTTGGCCGTCCGGACCCACCTCCAGCTCGGCGGCCCGGTCGTGCTCGTGTGGGACAACTTGAACACCCACCTGGCCGCCGGCATGAAGCAGTACGCGGCCGACCACGACTGGCTCACCGTCTTCCAACTACCCAGTTACGCGCCCGACCTCAACCCGGTGGAAGGCATCTGGTCGCTCCTACGGCGCGGACCGATGGCCAACACCGCGTTCACCGATCCCGACCACCTCACCCAGACCCTCCGGCGCGGCCTGCGACACATCCAGCTCAGACCCGGCCTCATCAACGGCTGCCTCGCCGGCACCGGCCTGACCATTACCCCACCGACCCCGACCTGA